One genomic region from Balaenoptera musculus isolate JJ_BM4_2016_0621 chromosome X, mBalMus1.pri.v3, whole genome shotgun sequence encodes:
- the MAGIX gene encoding PDZ domain-containing protein MAGIX isoform X1: protein MEPRAGVATDPKGSRRGRGLPPPAGPSARQLLARLDARPLAARAAADVAALVRRAGATLRLRPKEAISVLDSADIEVTDSRLPNATFVEHRPQHRRSETLGTRTAPLQVTQGKARRASKPPQASGQFCVELVRSSVGFGFTLSGGRDAGGDAPLAVRGLLKDGPAQRCGRLQAGDLVLHINGESTQGLTHAEVMDRIRAGGPRLYLVLSRPPETYPGKPEGVGGPWKEDDRSADPGGPAVTRSRSSSASPLQHPRPRTTPQTRGSPESSPGVADDPAVPPPEGSTEDPNDHTPDSPGPWLVPSEERLSRALGVPGAAQLALEMAAGRRRH, encoded by the exons ATGGAGCCGCGCGCGGGGGTCGCCACGGACCCTAAGGGGAGCAGACGAG GCCGTGGCCTTCCCCCGCCCGCGGGCCCCAGCGCCCGGCAGCTCCTGGCGCGGCTGGACGCGCGCCCCCTGGCGGCCCGAGCTGCGGCCGACGTGGCGGCGCTGGTACGCCGGGCCGGCGCCACATTGCGCCTGCGCCCCAAGGAGG CCATTAGCGTGCTGGATTCTGCGGACATAGAGGTCACAGACAGTCGCCTTCCTAATGCCACTTTCGTGGAACACCGGCCCCAG CATCGTCGGTCAGAGACCTTGGGTACACGTACCGCGCCGCTCCAAGTGACCCAGGGTAAGGCACGTCGTGCTTCGAAGCCGCCCCAGGCCTCTGGTCAGTTCTGTGTGGAACTCGTTCGCAGTTCCGTGGGCTTTGGCTTCACATTAAGTGGAGGCCGAGATGCAGGCGGGGACGCTCCGCTGGCAGTGCGCGGGCTGCTGAAGGACGGGCCGGCACAGCGCTGCGGTCGCTTGCAG GCCGGCGACCTCGTGCTCCACATCAATGGAGAGTCAACTCAGGGGCTCACCCATGCCGAGGTCATGGATCGGATTCGCGCAGGCGGTCCCCGGCTCTACCTTGTGCTAAGCAGGCCTCCTGAGACCTACCCCGGCAAgcctgagggggtgggagggcccTGGAAAGAAGATG ATCGCAGCGCAGATCCTGGGGGACCAGCGGTGACGAGGTCTCGCAGCTCCAGCGCTTCCCCACTTCAGCACCCTCGACCCCGTACGACGCCCCAAACCCGGGGCAGCCCGGAGTCTAGCCCAGGAGTGGCGGACGACCCCGCGGTTCCTCCTCCTGAGGGCAGCACGGAGGACCCCAACGACCACACCCCGGATTCCCCTGGACCCTGGCTGGTGCCGAGCGAGGAACGGCTCTCGCGAGCCCTAGGGGTCCCAGGGGCCGCGCAGCTAGCCCTGGAGATGGCAGCCGGAAGGCGGAGGCACTGA
- the MAGIX gene encoding PDZ domain-containing protein MAGIX isoform X2, whose protein sequence is MEPRAGVATDPKGSRRGRGLPPPAGPSARQLLARLDARPLAARAAADVAALVRRAGATLRLRPKEAISVLDSADIEVTDSRLPNATFVEHRPQHRRSETLGTRTAPLQVTQGKARRASKPPQASGQFCVELVRSSVGFGFTLSGGRDAGGDAPLAVRGLLKDGPAQRCGRLQAGDLVLHINGESTQGLTHAEVMDRIRAGGPRLYLVLSRPPETYPDRSADPGGPAVTRSRSSSASPLQHPRPRTTPQTRGSPESSPGVADDPAVPPPEGSTEDPNDHTPDSPGPWLVPSEERLSRALGVPGAAQLALEMAAGRRRH, encoded by the exons ATGGAGCCGCGCGCGGGGGTCGCCACGGACCCTAAGGGGAGCAGACGAG GCCGTGGCCTTCCCCCGCCCGCGGGCCCCAGCGCCCGGCAGCTCCTGGCGCGGCTGGACGCGCGCCCCCTGGCGGCCCGAGCTGCGGCCGACGTGGCGGCGCTGGTACGCCGGGCCGGCGCCACATTGCGCCTGCGCCCCAAGGAGG CCATTAGCGTGCTGGATTCTGCGGACATAGAGGTCACAGACAGTCGCCTTCCTAATGCCACTTTCGTGGAACACCGGCCCCAG CATCGTCGGTCAGAGACCTTGGGTACACGTACCGCGCCGCTCCAAGTGACCCAGGGTAAGGCACGTCGTGCTTCGAAGCCGCCCCAGGCCTCTGGTCAGTTCTGTGTGGAACTCGTTCGCAGTTCCGTGGGCTTTGGCTTCACATTAAGTGGAGGCCGAGATGCAGGCGGGGACGCTCCGCTGGCAGTGCGCGGGCTGCTGAAGGACGGGCCGGCACAGCGCTGCGGTCGCTTGCAG GCCGGCGACCTCGTGCTCCACATCAATGGAGAGTCAACTCAGGGGCTCACCCATGCCGAGGTCATGGATCGGATTCGCGCAGGCGGTCCCCGGCTCTACCTTGTGCTAAGCAGGCCTCCTGAGACCTACCCCG ATCGCAGCGCAGATCCTGGGGGACCAGCGGTGACGAGGTCTCGCAGCTCCAGCGCTTCCCCACTTCAGCACCCTCGACCCCGTACGACGCCCCAAACCCGGGGCAGCCCGGAGTCTAGCCCAGGAGTGGCGGACGACCCCGCGGTTCCTCCTCCTGAGGGCAGCACGGAGGACCCCAACGACCACACCCCGGATTCCCCTGGACCCTGGCTGGTGCCGAGCGAGGAACGGCTCTCGCGAGCCCTAGGGGTCCCAGGGGCCGCGCAGCTAGCCCTGGAGATGGCAGCCGGAAGGCGGAGGCACTGA